CTTACATACATATCATTGGATTTCTTTCTTGCTACTGCACTTAGCTTTTTATGTATTGGTAATGGTTTAATTCCCGACTCGTAGCGTTCCATGTTAACTAGCAATAACACATCAAGCTCGTAATTGTTAATTGTAAAGCTTACCGATGGATCTGGAATCGCAAACGTATTATTTTTTAAAGGTACTTCAATACTTTCCAACTGTTTATTGATTGATCCTGGTACTGCAGCATAATTACCAGCTTTCTTAATTTCAACTGCTCTTCTTTTTAAGCGATCAAGCTTCTGTAAATCACTATTTACTACGCTTACCTTGTTCGCGATTGCATTTTTCCCAATTCCCTTAAGTAAGCGAAATTGAGACACTTCATAAATAACACGCTCTCTCGCAACCTTTGCTGGTCTTACATATTTTGCTTGTAAAGATTTACGTGTACTAGATCCAGATACTCTTCCGATAGCTCTTTCTGTTTTCTTAATTTGATTAGACAGGGCATCGTAC
This Metabacillus endolithicus DNA region includes the following protein-coding sequences:
- a CDS encoding CAP domain-containing protein is translated as MRFSKIAFSLVLSVVLILTLYTPGKAEASSKGTAVNAGEYLLYLLNDFNKKINSGEIYDIDAQYDALSNQIKKTERAIGRVSGSSTRKSLQAKYVRPAKVARERVIYEVSQFRLLKGIGKNAIANKVSVVNSDLQKLDRLKRRAVEIKKAGNYAAVPGSINKQLESIEVPLKNNTFAIPDPSVSFTINNYELDVLLLVNMERYESGIKPLPIHKKLSAVARKKSNDMYVSNYFSLYSSKYGSIEDLLERYGLTSGGGSYGVNIAKNWGSARKTVSELLNSSQNREILLQNDISYSGVGVDHDHVTILHIAN